From the Alteromonas sp. CI.11.F.A3 genome, the window ACGAGTTTTCAACCCAGAAATAGAAAAACATGGTTGGCACTCAAGCCATACCATTGTTGAAATAATTGTTAGAGACATGCCGTTTCTTGTAGATTCGGTTCGTATGTCACTCAACCGATTAAATATTACTGCGCATTTATTTTTGCATAGCCCAATTGGAATAAAGCGAAATAATAAAAACCAAGTGGCGGAATTTGCAGAGCCTGGCAAGACCGTTGAAAATGCCAGAAAAGAAACCGTAATTTTTATCGAGGTTGACCATCAAAGTGCGAAAAAAGACATTGATGAATTAACTAAAGAATTACACTCAGTCGTAGACGAAGTGTCGTTGGCGGTGAAAGACTGGCAAGAAATGACCACTAAGTTAGAAACGGTGGTTAAAGACAGTACAAAGCTAAACTGGCCCGTGTCTGCTGATGAAAAGAAACAAACTAAAGCTTACTTACAATGGTTAAGCGACCACAACTTTACCATGATGGGTTATCGTTATTACGAAGTGAAGGCCATAGAAGGCGACCATCGCTGGATTCCGTCTAACGATACCAGCTTAGGTTTATTAAAGAACTCTATTAACGACAGAGAGCGCCTGTTGTCGAAATTACCGGCCAGTGCAAGAGCAGAGGCACTAAGTCAAAGTCCGTTAATTTTGACCAAAACCAATTCGCGTGCTCGTGTTCATCGTCCTGCTTATATGGATTATGTTGGCGTGAAAGCGTTTAACAAAGACGGTCAAGTTGTGGGTGAGCACCGCTTCCTTGGTCTTTATTCTGCGTCTTTCTATAATCAAAGTGTGACGCAGCTTCCTATGTTGAGGGAAAAAATTCAGCGTATTTGCGATTTATCTGGCTATGAACCCGGTACCCATGCCTTTAAAGCCTTCGTTAATATTGTAGAAACCTACCCTCGTGATGAGCTACTGCAAACACCAGCGGAAGAGTTAGCGCAAATCGTGATGGGCATATTCCAGATGCAAGAGCGGGGTATTTCACGCTTATTTATTCGCAAAGATGTATTTGGGCGCTTCTTCTCGTGTATGGTATTTGTACCTCGTGAGCGTTATAACACGCAATTACGTGTAGACACCCAAGCGCTACTAAAAGCGTCGTTAGGTGCTAAAGAAGAAGTTGAATTTACTACGTTCTTTTCTGAATCTGTGTATGCGCGCACGCATTACATTGCTAGGGTCAACGACAACAACGCGGAATTTGATGTGAAGGAAATAGAACGCAATATTATTGAGCTGACTAAAACATGGAGCGATCGATTAGCTTCATCTATTTCAGCGGCACACGGTGAAGCCCAAGGTAAAGCCCTTGAGCGTAAATATAGCAATGCGTTTTCCCGTAGCTATATGGAACAGAACTTACCGGGTGATGCCCTTGTTGATATTGGCAAAATTGAACAGTTAGATGATGATCATACTCTCGACATGTTGTTTTACCGTCCACAAGAAGAGCAGTCTGACAGCCAAGTAGTGAAGCTTAAGTTGTTCCATCGTGCTGAGCCTATCCATCTTTCTGACGTACTGCCTATGCTTGAAAACTTCGGTTTGCGCGTAATCGATGAAAGCCCGTACAAGATTACCTGCCCAGATGGTTTTAGAAACTGGGTGATGGACTTCACCATGTTACATAAAAGTGGTCAACACTTTGACATGGAACGTGCTCAAACCTTATTCCAAGATGCCTTTGCGAAAGTATGGAATAACGACTTAGAAGACGATGCATTTAACCGCTTAATTTTGGGTGCAAATTTAACCGGCCGTAAAGTCACTATTTTACGTGCGTACGCAAAATACATGCGTCAAACCGGCAGCTCATTCAGTCGTGATTACATTGCGAATACGTTAGCGAATTACCCTGATATTGCCCGCTTGCTCGTGGAGTTTTTCGACCAGCGCATTAATCCTAAGAAAAAACGTAGCGCGAAAAAAGAAGAAGCGTTACTTGAGAATATTAAGACTCAGTTAGACAGCGTGAGTAATTTAGATGACGACAGAATTATACGTCGTTATTTAGATATGATGTCGGCAACCCTTCGTACCAACTTCTATCAGCCCGATGAAGCAGGCAATGAAAAATCTTATGTGTCATTTAAGATGCTGCCTGAAATGATCCCTGATATGCCGTTACCCCTGCCTAAATTCGAAATTTTTGTTTATAGCCCACGTTTAGAGGGTGTGCATTTACGCGGCGGAAAGGTAGCCCGTGGAGGACTTCGTTGGTCAGATCGCCAAGAAGATTTCCGAACTGAAATTTTAGGCTTAGTAAAAGCACAGCAAGTAAAAAATACGGTGATTGTGCCTGTTGGTGCCAAAGGTGGGTTTGTTTGTAAAAAGCTCCCCGTTGGCGAAGGCAGAGAAGCGATTCAGGCTGAAGGCCAGGCGTGCTATCGCACCTTTATCACCAGTTTGCTTGATATCACAGACAACATTGTAAACGGTGAGGTAGTGCCACCTAAAGATGTGGTGCGATTAGATGAAGATGACCCGTATTTGGTTGTAGCGGCCGATAAAGGCACCGCTACCTTCTCTGATATCGCTAACGGTATTGCTGATGAATTTGGCTTTTGGTTAGGCGATGCGTTTGCCTCAGGCGGCAGCGTAGGTTATGACCATAAGAAAATGGGTATCACTGCCCGTGGCGGATGGGAGTCTGTTAAACGTCACTTCCGTGAAATCGGTATCGATTGTCAAACCACAGAATTCACTGCGGTGGGTGTGGGTGATATGGCGGGTGACGTATTTGGTAACGGCATGCTTTTATCTAAGCACACCAAATTAATATCGGCGTTTAACCATTTACATATCTTCTTCGATCCCGATCCAGATGCAGCAGCAAGTTACAAAGAGCGCGCTAGATTGTTCGAAAACCCACGGTTAAGTTGGGAAGATTATGATTCAAAATTGATTTCAAAAGGTGGCGGTATTTTCAGCCGTTCTTCGAAATCGATTAAGCTCACACCAGAAATGAAGAAGTGGTTAGGTACCCGTCAAATGACGATGACGCCAAACGAACTTATCCATAACATTTTAAAAATGCCTGTGGACTTGCTTTGGAATGGTGGTATCGGAACTTATGTTAAGAGCTCTAAAGAGTCTCATGCGGAAGTGGGCGACAGAGCCAATGACGACTTACGTTTAAATGGTAAAGACGTACAAGCTAAAATTGTAGGCGAGGGCGGTAACCTAGGCTTAACTCAGCTAGGGCGAATTGAATATGCTGCTTCCGGCGGTCGCGTAAACACCGACTTCATCGATAACGTAGGTGGTGTTGATTGTTCCGATAACGAAGTGAATATCAAAATCTTGCTTAACAGCGTGGTAAACGACGGCGAGCTTACGGTTAAACAGCGCAACAATTTACTGCACGAGATGACCGACGATGTATCGCGGATTGTGATTAAAGATTGTTATCGTCAAACTCAATCTATTTCGATTACAGAGATGTCAGGCGTAAGCTTATTGAAAGAACAGCTTCGCTTTATTCACGGTTTAGAGCGTGAAGGGCAACTTAACAGAGAGCTTGAGTTCATCCCCAGCGATGATGAAATTTCCGATAGAGTAGCGTCAGATCGTGGTCTAACTCGACCTGAACTTAGTGTTTTGATTGCCTATGGAAAAATGGTGTTAAAAGATGCACTGAATATTCCTGAAATCACTGATAACCCTTACCACGGTAAATTGCTGCTTCAAGCATTCCCTGAAGTGTTACGTGAGAAGTTCAGTACACATATGCAGCAGCACCCACTTAGAAGCGAAATTATTGCCACTAAATTAACTAATAATATGGTTAATGATATGGGCCTTAATTTTATGTTCCGTATTCAAGAAGAAACCGGCGCGAGCGTAGATGACATTGCCAATGCCTACGCCATTGTGCACGGTATTTTTGATATGGAAACGCTATGGAGTCGTATTGAAGACTTAGATAACGTTATTTCCGCTAAGCTACAGCTTAAGATGCTAGATGAAGCTCGCCGCATTATGCGCCGCGCCGCACGCTGGTATATTAGGCATGGTAATAAAGCCTTGTCGATTGAAGAGGCTATTGCGAGCTACCGTGAAACTTTTAATACGTTATCTAAGAATCTGCAGAACTACTTGGTAGAAGCTGAATATTCACAACTGGAAGAAAAAACAAGCACTTACGTAGCTCAAGATGTACCGAAGGATATTGCGTATCAAGTAGCGAGCTTCTCAAATATGTTCTCGAGTTTCGACTTAGCACACATTGTTGCCGCCGAAAAACATACCGTTGATGTTGTGGCTCGTTTGTACTTCCAGCTTGGCTCTAAACTTGAGTTACATTGGTTCTTAGATCAAATTAACAATCAAGCAGTCAGCAATCATTGGCAAGCTCTCGCCCGCGCGTCTTACCGGGAAGAATTGGATTGGCAGCAGCGTTCCATAGCCGCTAATCTTCTTCAAATTAACCCAGAGGCTAGCGATGCAGACAAAATTTTGGAAGATTGGATGCAGAGCAACCAAGTGTTGTTGAAACGCTGGTATCATATGATGTCAGAGTTTAAGACCAGCTCAACCCACGAATTTGCAAAATTTTCTGTCGCATTACGTGAATTGATGCTTTTAAGCGTGAAGTCTAGCCATTAGAATACACGCTATCAAAAATGACGAAGCCCTGTAAAACAGGGCTTTTTTATACCAAACACAAGCGAAAACAAACACCTATGCAATCATTAGTGCAAAAACTGTTGCTTCAATGCGAACCCGAAAAAAGCCATGATTTTACTATCAACTGGTTAAATAAAACGCAACACACGCCGTTGAAGTGGGCTTACAGCACCACAACAATTAAAAAGCCAGTCACGATTGCAGGTATAACCTTTGATAATCCTGTGGGTTTGGCGGCAGGCTTAGACAAAAATGGCGATTGTATAGATGCATTTGCCGAAATGGGGTTTGGTTTCGTAGAAATTGGTACGGTTACGCCTCGCCCACAAGCCGGTAACCCTAAGCCTCGGTTATTTCGTATTCCTGAAAAACAGGCCATCATTAACCGAATGGGCTTTAACAACAAAGGCGTTGACCACTTAGTTTCTCAAGTGAAAAAAGCCCAGTTTAAAGGGCCCATTGGCATCAATATTGGTAAAAATAAAGATACTGATGATGCTAAAGCACTTGATGATTATCTTATTTGTTTGAACAAGGTTTATCCTTACGCCAGTTATGTGACTATTAACATTTCTTCACCCAATACTCCTGGGCTTAGAAATCTTCAGTATGGTGAAGCGCTAGATGCGTTATTGGTAGGCCTTAAAGCAGCGCAAGAAACCTTGACGCAAACTCACGGTAAATACGTACCGCTATTTATTAAAATTGCACCAGATTTATCAGATGGCGAAATACAAAGTATTGCGCAATCGTTACTCGCCAGCAAAATGGATGGCGTTATTGCTACTAATACCACGCTGTCTCGTGATGCCGTTCAAGGGTTAAAGCATGCTGATGAAATGGGCGGTTTGAGCGGTTCTGTCTTAACTGACATGAGCCTGAACGTAACGAAAAAGCTATCTAGTGCCCTTGATAGAGCCATTCCTATCATAGGTGTGGGCGGTATCGATTCTCCTGAAACCGCAAAAGCACGTTTAGATGCAGGAGCATCACTAGTTCAGGTATACTCTGCGTTCATTTATCAGGGGCCCGACCTCGTTAAACGCATTGTAAAAGCGCTATAATTAGCCAAAGCGACACATTACAGTTTTATACACTCAAGCGTGTGTTAATAAACACACGCTCTATCAGGTAATTGAATGAATACTATTCTGGCAACAACCAGCCGCGGTCTTGACGAACT encodes:
- a CDS encoding NAD-glutamate dehydrogenase → MTVTSQRHSVLLDNVFALIEKKVDAQQKSLVQQFGRLLYKNISSDDLEDRNDSDLYGATLSLWNGLAKFDNSAPYIRVFNPEIEKHGWHSSHTIVEIIVRDMPFLVDSVRMSLNRLNITAHLFLHSPIGIKRNNKNQVAEFAEPGKTVENARKETVIFIEVDHQSAKKDIDELTKELHSVVDEVSLAVKDWQEMTTKLETVVKDSTKLNWPVSADEKKQTKAYLQWLSDHNFTMMGYRYYEVKAIEGDHRWIPSNDTSLGLLKNSINDRERLLSKLPASARAEALSQSPLILTKTNSRARVHRPAYMDYVGVKAFNKDGQVVGEHRFLGLYSASFYNQSVTQLPMLREKIQRICDLSGYEPGTHAFKAFVNIVETYPRDELLQTPAEELAQIVMGIFQMQERGISRLFIRKDVFGRFFSCMVFVPRERYNTQLRVDTQALLKASLGAKEEVEFTTFFSESVYARTHYIARVNDNNAEFDVKEIERNIIELTKTWSDRLASSISAAHGEAQGKALERKYSNAFSRSYMEQNLPGDALVDIGKIEQLDDDHTLDMLFYRPQEEQSDSQVVKLKLFHRAEPIHLSDVLPMLENFGLRVIDESPYKITCPDGFRNWVMDFTMLHKSGQHFDMERAQTLFQDAFAKVWNNDLEDDAFNRLILGANLTGRKVTILRAYAKYMRQTGSSFSRDYIANTLANYPDIARLLVEFFDQRINPKKKRSAKKEEALLENIKTQLDSVSNLDDDRIIRRYLDMMSATLRTNFYQPDEAGNEKSYVSFKMLPEMIPDMPLPLPKFEIFVYSPRLEGVHLRGGKVARGGLRWSDRQEDFRTEILGLVKAQQVKNTVIVPVGAKGGFVCKKLPVGEGREAIQAEGQACYRTFITSLLDITDNIVNGEVVPPKDVVRLDEDDPYLVVAADKGTATFSDIANGIADEFGFWLGDAFASGGSVGYDHKKMGITARGGWESVKRHFREIGIDCQTTEFTAVGVGDMAGDVFGNGMLLSKHTKLISAFNHLHIFFDPDPDAAASYKERARLFENPRLSWEDYDSKLISKGGGIFSRSSKSIKLTPEMKKWLGTRQMTMTPNELIHNILKMPVDLLWNGGIGTYVKSSKESHAEVGDRANDDLRLNGKDVQAKIVGEGGNLGLTQLGRIEYAASGGRVNTDFIDNVGGVDCSDNEVNIKILLNSVVNDGELTVKQRNNLLHEMTDDVSRIVIKDCYRQTQSISITEMSGVSLLKEQLRFIHGLEREGQLNRELEFIPSDDEISDRVASDRGLTRPELSVLIAYGKMVLKDALNIPEITDNPYHGKLLLQAFPEVLREKFSTHMQQHPLRSEIIATKLTNNMVNDMGLNFMFRIQEETGASVDDIANAYAIVHGIFDMETLWSRIEDLDNVISAKLQLKMLDEARRIMRRAARWYIRHGNKALSIEEAIASYRETFNTLSKNLQNYLVEAEYSQLEEKTSTYVAQDVPKDIAYQVASFSNMFSSFDLAHIVAAEKHTVDVVARLYFQLGSKLELHWFLDQINNQAVSNHWQALARASYREELDWQQRSIAANLLQINPEASDADKILEDWMQSNQVLLKRWYHMMSEFKTSSTHEFAKFSVALRELMLLSVKSSH
- the pyrD gene encoding quinone-dependent dihydroorotate dehydrogenase, with protein sequence MQSLVQKLLLQCEPEKSHDFTINWLNKTQHTPLKWAYSTTTIKKPVTIAGITFDNPVGLAAGLDKNGDCIDAFAEMGFGFVEIGTVTPRPQAGNPKPRLFRIPEKQAIINRMGFNNKGVDHLVSQVKKAQFKGPIGINIGKNKDTDDAKALDDYLICLNKVYPYASYVTINISSPNTPGLRNLQYGEALDALLVGLKAAQETLTQTHGKYVPLFIKIAPDLSDGEIQSIAQSLLASKMDGVIATNTTLSRDAVQGLKHADEMGGLSGSVLTDMSLNVTKKLSSALDRAIPIIGVGGIDSPETAKARLDAGASLVQVYSAFIYQGPDLVKRIVKAL